One region of Triticum aestivum cultivar Chinese Spring chromosome 6B, IWGSC CS RefSeq v2.1, whole genome shotgun sequence genomic DNA includes:
- the LOC123138181 gene encoding ATP-dependent RNA helicase DEAH13 isoform X1 yields the protein MEKEDSNALILPCKRKNKAQGKGKDGNKNKTKEDAKMSKTRLKKLQKLEVDSNALILPCKTKNKSQGKGKDGNKNKTKEDAKMSKTQLKKLQKLEEDKQKKALQAQSIGTLQKHRIADEAYSLLHTSGSIGQAATMKEKRRRAMQLCKAGLDVPEELSLFKKNSDQKGVPVPENTEDVPEACPVKLVQSTKLYHPGSERKNHESDAVKPNMGIGVSILDQKTEETNADVDNSAHQSIPKQKTEKTNDDDDILVHPTVRSSVPSCSGVEIDIQDKEPQQGEAAVQECFSSPIVVHVSRPHEVEKARRDLPIIMMEQEIMEAIYENSVVILCGETGCGKTTQVPQFLYEAGFGTSNRADRKGMIGITQPRRVAVLATSKRVSYELGLKLGKEVGFQVRHDKQVGNKCSIKFMTDGILLREVQSDFLLKHYSVIILDEAHERSLNTDILIGMLSRVIKARKFVYADQQKQIRSGMKIDPADMVSQLKVVLMSATLQLKDFISNRRLFDVIPPAVEVPTRQFPVTVHFAKRTHDDYLAQAYKKVLSIHKSLPPGGILVFVTGQREVDYLCKKLQRASKRQIGKKSEMVGDEYGSRPEVEEKEIFEAYDIDRTEPEHQDGIFSSYGEDETDDELNVASSDAETESEMDTDSDEEDSVAHETAEDGPVLSFLKGAESSSVLKASFKAISGQPETAEEASNATIAEKSGPSASRARLRVLPLYAMLPASQQLRVFHDIPEGERLVVVATNVAETSLTIPGITYVVDTGKEKVKNYDHATGMASYEVQWISKASASQRAGRAGRTGPGHCYRLYSGAAYSKDDLFPDFTEPEIKKMPVEGIVLMLKSMNIVKVENFPFPTPPNKESLVEAQHCLKILEAVDNQEKLTSMGKAMAQYPMSPRHSRLLLTIIKMLKSQEGCARSNLILGYATAAASALSYTNPFQVQGNTDRETNEDGPDPEHKDRHERKSQKKLKAMVREARKDFSIPSSDALTISHALRSFECSKNRVEFCRDYSLHLKTMEEMSKLRKQLLRLIFNYSKFCDEFAWNFGGSQDVEQAWGSETNKKPMLNEEEILGQGICAGWADRVAKKINTFSGLSKEDRKVRAARYQSCALNDIIYLNRSSSVAQIPPDYVVYSELLNTKRSYMYGVTSVKPGWLLKYASSLCTFSAPLEDPKPYYEPQNDQVYCYVSPIFCRHNWQLPLHSLPIKDATRRVQIFAWALLKGDVLPCLRVVQKFLALSPSVVLGPASQRRVGDLLSRMSKKTIYSRAALRDAWNTDPDFLYPEIQAWIQDKYQSQLGEIWEQMHREVCLEGRELFPKRFKKVKG from the exons ATGGAGAAGGAGGATAGCAACGCGCTGATCTTGCCCTGCAAGAGGAAGAACAAAGCCCAAGGGAAAGGCAAG GATGgcaacaagaacaagaccaaggaAGATGCTAAGATGAGCAAGACTCGGCTTAAAAAGCTGCAGAAATTGGAGGTTGATAGCAACGCGCTGATTTTGCCCTGCAAGACGAAGAACAAATCGCAAGGGAAAGGCAAG GATGgcaacaagaacaagaccaaggaAGATGCTAAGATGAGCAAGACTCAGCTCAAAAAGCTGCAGAAATTGGAG GAGGACAAACAAAAGAAGGCGCTGCAAGCTCAAAGCATCGGGACTTTGCA GAAGCACAGGATCGCTGATGAGGCATACTCACTGCTGCACACTTCGGGGTCTATTGGTCAA GCTGCGACTATGAAAGAAAAACGTAGGCGTGCCATGCAGTTGTGCAAGGCTGGTTTAGATGTCCCTGAAGAACTTTCGCTATTCAAGAAAAACTCTGATCAGAAAGGAGTTCCAGTTCCTGAAAACACTGAAGATGTGCCGGAAGCTTGCCCAGTGAAGTTAGTTCAGAGCACAAAACTTTATCATCCTGGTAGTGAACGAAAGAATCATGAGAGTGATGCAGTGAAGCCTAACATGGGTATTGGTGTGAGCATTCTGGATCAAAAAACTGAAGAGACTAATGCTGATGTTGACAATTCAGCACATCAGAGCATTccaaaacaaaaaactgaaaagactaatgatgatgatgacatTTTGGTACATCCGACAGTTCGTTCATCTGTGCCAAGTTGCTCTGGTGTAGAGATTGATATCCAG GATAAAGAGCCACAACAAGGTGAAGCCGCTGTACAGGAGTGCTTCAGTTCTCCCATTGTTGTGCATGTGTCAAGACCACATGAGGTTGAGAAGGCGAGGAGGGATCTCCCAATAATAATGATGGAGCAGGAAATAATGGAAGCTATCTATGAAAATTCAGTGGTAATTCTGTGCGGAGAAACGGGCTGTGGTAAAACTACTCAGGTCCCTCAG TTCTTATATGAAGCCGGCTTTGGCACAAGCAATCGAGCTGATAGAAAAGGGATGATTGGTATCACCCAGCCACGGCGTGTTGCTGTTCTTGCCACATCCAAGAGGGTATCTTATGAGTTAGGACTGAAGCTAGGAAAGGAGGTTGGTTTTCAAGTTAGACATGACAAGCAGGTGGGAAATAAATGCTCCATCAAGTTCATGACAGATGGCATTTTGCTACGAGAGGTCCAG AGTGACTTTCTGTTGAAGCACTATTCGGTGATCATCTTGGACGAGGCACATGAAAGGAGTTTGAACACAGATATACTTATTGGGATGCTTTCTAGAGTTATAAAGGCACGCAAG TTTGTGTATGCAGACCAACAGAAACAAATACGCTCTGGGATGAAGATTGATCCGGCAGATATGGTTAGTCAGTTGAAAGTGGTCCTGATGAGTGCTACCTTGCAATTAAAAGACTTTATTTCAAACAGAAGATTGTTTGATGTGATTCCACCAGCTGTAGAGGTGCCAACACGACAATTTCCAGTAACAGTTCACTTCGCAAAGAGGACACATGATGATTATTTAGCGCAAGCTTATAAGAAAGTTCTGTCGATCCACAAGAGTCTACCACCAGGAGGAATCCTTGTATTTGTTACTGGACAACGAGAAGTGGATTATTTATGTAAGAAATTGCAAAGAGCATCGAAGCGGCAAATTGGTAAGAAGTCTGAAATGGTTGGAGACGAGTATGGTTCAAGACCAGAAGTAGAAGAGAAGGAAATTTTTGAAGCATATGATATTGATAGAACTGAACCTGAGCACCAAGACGGCATATTTTCCTCATATGGTGAAGATGAAACGGATGATGAGCTAAATGTTGCTTCTTCTGATGCTGAAACAGAGAGTGAGATGGATACTGACAGTGATGAGGAGGATTCTGTTGCACATGAAACCGCAGAAGATGGACCAGTGTTATCATTTTTAAAAGGTGCTGAGAGTTCATCTGTACTGAAGGCATCCTTTAAAGCTATATCAGGACAACCAGAAACTGCTGAGGAAGCGAGCAATGCTACAATTGCAGAAAAGTCAGGTCCTTCTGCTTCGCGTGCTAGGCTCCGTGTTTTACCACTTTATGCAATGCTACCAGCTTCGCAGCAGCTTAGAGTATTCCACGATATTCCTGAAGGGGAAAGATTAGTTGTTGTGGCAACTAATGTTGCAGAAACATCTTTAACAATTCCTGGCATAACATATGTGGTCGATACTGGAAAAGAAAAGGTTAAGAACTATGACCATGCTACTGGGATGGCAAGTTATGAAGTACAGTGGATAAGCAAGGCATCAGCATCCCAACGTGCTGGGAGAGCTGGAAGAACTGGGCCTGGGCACTGTTACCGTCTCTACTCAGGTGCAGCATACAGTAAAGATGATTTATTTCCTGATTTCACTGAGCCGGAGATCAAGAAAATGCCAGTTGAAGGCATTGTGCTTATGCTCAAGTCTATGAATATTGTTAAG GTTGAAAACTTTCCTTTCCCTACGCCTCCTAACAAGGAAAGTTTGGTTGAAGCTCAGCATTGCTTGAAGATATTGGAAGCAGTTGACAACCAAGAAAAACTTACATCAATGGGAAAGGCTATGGCGCAATACCCAATGAGCCCACGACATTCTCGTCTTCTTCTGACAATAATTAAAATGTTGAAGAGTCAGGAAGGATGTGCTAGATCTAACCTCATATTGGGATATGCAACTGCTGCTGCATCAGCTTTAAGTTATACCAATCCTTTTCAAGTTCAGGGCAACACTGATAGAGAAACAAATGAAGATGGCCCTGATCCAGAACATAAGGATCGACATGAAAGGAAGAGTCAGAAGAAGCTCAAAGCCATGGTTCGAGAAGCACGGAAAGATTTTTCCATCCCTAGCAGTGATGCTTTAACCATTTCCCATGCTTTACGGTCATTTGAGTGTTCTAAAAACCGAGTTGAGTTCTGCAGAGACTACTCGCTTCACCTGAAAACAATGGAAGAGATGTCAAAATTGAGAAAGCAGCTTCTTCGATTAATATTTAACTATAGCAAATTTTGTGATGAATTTGCTTGGAATTTTGGAGGCTCTCAGGATGTTGAACAGGCCTGGGGGAGTGAAACCAACAAAAAGCCAATGCTGAATGAAGAGGAAATTCTGGGGCAAGGAATATGTGCTGGGTGGGCTGATAGGGTTGCAAAGAAGATCAACACTTTCTCTGGATTGTCAAAAGAGGATCGAAAGGTTCGAGCTGCACGTTATCAATCTTGCGCTCTCAATGATATAATATATCTAAACCGATCATCTTCTGTTGCCCAAATTCCACCAGACTATGTAGTTTACTCCGAACTACTAAATACAAAGAGATCATACATGTATGGTGTGACCAGTGTAAAGCCAGGATGGCTTTTGAAATATGCTAGTTCTCTCTGCACCTTCTCAGCACCGCTGGAGGATCCAAAGCCCTACTATGAGCCTCAGAATGACCAGGTCTACTGTTATGTCAGTCCCATCTTTTGTCGACATAATTGGCAGCTTCCACTGCACAGTTTACCCATCAAAGATGCCACCCGTCGGGTGCAGATATTTGCATGGGCTTTGCTTAAAGGGGATGTCTTGCCATGTCTAAGGGTGGTTCAAAAGTTCCTGGCTCTGTCACCATCTGTTGTCCTGGGGCCTGCCAGCCAAAGAAGAGTTGGAGATCTTCTTAGCAGGATGAGTAAAAAGACAATATATAGCCGGGCAGCATTAAGAGATGCATGGAATACTGACCCAGATTTTCTTTATCCCGAGATTCAGGCGTGGATCCAGGATAAATATCAGAGCCAGCTTGGAGAAATATGGGAACAAATGCACCGAGAAGTTTGCCTCGAGGGGCGCGAACTTTTCCCGAAGAGGTTCAAGAAAGTTAAAGGGTAA